One Zeugodacus cucurbitae isolate PBARC_wt_2022May chromosome 3, idZeuCucr1.2, whole genome shotgun sequence genomic region harbors:
- the LOC105212454 gene encoding choline/ethanolamine kinase isoform X1 has protein sequence MSNLQTLSKGRRPVPTADFIPKIGASLQEIRELATRLCRDYLTGRWKTISPADIVVKKINGGLSNFLYYVSLPTTDNNSQFIQQHSTAPQGSEDYLQLNGDCSELINNDCIHNNNNEDQLPLVTRRQSNSEPNEVLLRIYGEVHGEEDDALGGIITESVVFALLSERNFGPKLYGIFPGGRLEQYLNARALLTRELAVPKISEKIAEKMAEIHTLDIPMSKEPEWLWNCMERWLKTSNSILTRTDWGDKTPLVDMVRSFDFRKEKAWLQSVINEGNYNVVFCHNDMQEGNILYSNSNNSDKTSGASICLDNAEDVLQTQYTQIRNDEEPDLQIIDFEYCAYNYRAFDLANHFIEWTFDYSNPAAPYYYHHKQHYPSLEQRQRFYSAYLRKFHEDLPGYTPTAQELSDMDAEVRVFSMFSHLFWSVWSVVMTLATIEFGYWEYGVARIREYQQLKELYERESAKKS, from the exons ATGTCGAACCTACAAACG TTATCGAAAGGAAGGCGCCCAGTACCTACGGCTgactttataccgaaaataGGG GCTTCTCTACAGGAAATTCGCGAGCTTGCTACGCGTTTGTGTCGCGATTACTTGACTGGCCGCTGGAAAACGATCAGCCCGGCTGATATCGTTGTGAAAAAGATTAA TGGCGGCTTGTCGAACTTTCTGTATTATGTAAGTTTACCGACGACTGACAATAATTCCCAGTTTATACAACAACATTCCACAGCGCCACAAGGCAGTGAGGACTACCTACAATTAAATGGTGATTGTAGCGAACTCATAAACAATGACTGTATccataacaataataatgaggATCAGCTACCGTTAGTGACGCGACGACAGTCGAATAGTGAGCCAAATGAGGTTTTACTGCGCATATATGGCGAGGTGCATGGTGAGGAGGATGATGCGTTGGGTGGTATCATCACAGAATCCGTTGTCTTCGCATTGTTGAGCGAAAGAAATTTCGGTCCAAAATTATATGGCATATTCCCTGGTGGGCGGCTCGAGCAATACTTAAAT GCTCGAGCTTTACTTACACGCGAATTGGCAGTACCGAAAATCTCGGAGAAAATTGCCGAGAAAATGGCTGAAATACACACCTTAGACATACCAATGTCCAAAGAGCCAGAATGGCTATGGAATTGTATGGAACGTTGGCTCAAAACGTCAAATAGCATTTTGACACGTACAGATTG GGGCGATAAGACACCATTGGTGGATATGGTGCGAAGCTTCGATTTCCGCAAAGAAAAGGCTTGGCTGCAGTCTGTCATCAACGAAGGCAACTACAATGTTGTTTTCTGTCACAATGATATGCAAGAGGGCAATATACTTTACTCCAATTCCAATAATAGCGATAAGACAAGCGGAGCGAG CATTTGCCTAGATAACGCTGAAGATGTGCTACAAACACAATACACACAAATCCGTAATGACGAAGAGCCCGATTTACAAATTATAGATTTCGAATATTGCGCTTACAATTATCGCGCTTTCGATCTTGCCAATCATTTCATAGAATGGACCTTCGACTATAGCAATCCGGCAGCGCCATATTATTACCACCACAAGCAGCATTATCCCAGTTTAGAGCAAAGGCAACGATTTTATAGCGCTTATTTGCGTAAATTCCACGAGGATTTGCCGGGTTATACGCCGACAGCGCAGGAACTCAGCGATATGGATGCTGAAGTGCGTGTCTTCTCGATGTTTTCCCACCTCTTCTGGAGCGTGTGGAGTGTGGTGATGACATTGGCCACCATCGAATTCGGCTATTGG GAATACGGTGTCGCACGTATACGTGAATATCAACAGTTGAAGGAGTTGTATGAGCGTGAGAGCGCCAAGAAATCGTGA
- the LOC105212454 gene encoding choline/ethanolamine kinase isoform X2: MSNLQTASLQEIRELATRLCRDYLTGRWKTISPADIVVKKINGGLSNFLYYVSLPTTDNNSQFIQQHSTAPQGSEDYLQLNGDCSELINNDCIHNNNNEDQLPLVTRRQSNSEPNEVLLRIYGEVHGEEDDALGGIITESVVFALLSERNFGPKLYGIFPGGRLEQYLNARALLTRELAVPKISEKIAEKMAEIHTLDIPMSKEPEWLWNCMERWLKTSNSILTRTDWGDKTPLVDMVRSFDFRKEKAWLQSVINEGNYNVVFCHNDMQEGNILYSNSNNSDKTSGASICLDNAEDVLQTQYTQIRNDEEPDLQIIDFEYCAYNYRAFDLANHFIEWTFDYSNPAAPYYYHHKQHYPSLEQRQRFYSAYLRKFHEDLPGYTPTAQELSDMDAEVRVFSMFSHLFWSVWSVVMTLATIEFGYWEYGVARIREYQQLKELYERESAKKS; encoded by the exons ATGTCGAACCTACAAACG GCTTCTCTACAGGAAATTCGCGAGCTTGCTACGCGTTTGTGTCGCGATTACTTGACTGGCCGCTGGAAAACGATCAGCCCGGCTGATATCGTTGTGAAAAAGATTAA TGGCGGCTTGTCGAACTTTCTGTATTATGTAAGTTTACCGACGACTGACAATAATTCCCAGTTTATACAACAACATTCCACAGCGCCACAAGGCAGTGAGGACTACCTACAATTAAATGGTGATTGTAGCGAACTCATAAACAATGACTGTATccataacaataataatgaggATCAGCTACCGTTAGTGACGCGACGACAGTCGAATAGTGAGCCAAATGAGGTTTTACTGCGCATATATGGCGAGGTGCATGGTGAGGAGGATGATGCGTTGGGTGGTATCATCACAGAATCCGTTGTCTTCGCATTGTTGAGCGAAAGAAATTTCGGTCCAAAATTATATGGCATATTCCCTGGTGGGCGGCTCGAGCAATACTTAAAT GCTCGAGCTTTACTTACACGCGAATTGGCAGTACCGAAAATCTCGGAGAAAATTGCCGAGAAAATGGCTGAAATACACACCTTAGACATACCAATGTCCAAAGAGCCAGAATGGCTATGGAATTGTATGGAACGTTGGCTCAAAACGTCAAATAGCATTTTGACACGTACAGATTG GGGCGATAAGACACCATTGGTGGATATGGTGCGAAGCTTCGATTTCCGCAAAGAAAAGGCTTGGCTGCAGTCTGTCATCAACGAAGGCAACTACAATGTTGTTTTCTGTCACAATGATATGCAAGAGGGCAATATACTTTACTCCAATTCCAATAATAGCGATAAGACAAGCGGAGCGAG CATTTGCCTAGATAACGCTGAAGATGTGCTACAAACACAATACACACAAATCCGTAATGACGAAGAGCCCGATTTACAAATTATAGATTTCGAATATTGCGCTTACAATTATCGCGCTTTCGATCTTGCCAATCATTTCATAGAATGGACCTTCGACTATAGCAATCCGGCAGCGCCATATTATTACCACCACAAGCAGCATTATCCCAGTTTAGAGCAAAGGCAACGATTTTATAGCGCTTATTTGCGTAAATTCCACGAGGATTTGCCGGGTTATACGCCGACAGCGCAGGAACTCAGCGATATGGATGCTGAAGTGCGTGTCTTCTCGATGTTTTCCCACCTCTTCTGGAGCGTGTGGAGTGTGGTGATGACATTGGCCACCATCGAATTCGGCTATTGG GAATACGGTGTCGCACGTATACGTGAATATCAACAGTTGAAGGAGTTGTATGAGCGTGAGAGCGCCAAGAAATCGTGA